The Dermacentor silvarum isolate Dsil-2018 chromosome 11, BIME_Dsil_1.4, whole genome shotgun sequence region AACATTTCGACGGACGACGAAGTGGTATTGGGAAGGGAGTTTGATTCCGATGACAGAGAAGCGAGATGCTCCTTGCAGGTGGTCGCTACCGCCTGACTTTCCGCTACCGCCTGACTTTCCTTTTTGGTTACTAAGATTGAGACATCAATGGTCTCCTCACATCACCAGATAGAAAGGTAAGGTAACAGAATTTTGGAGAAGTTGTCATTCAGTGATTTACCACCCCACATTTGTGCAAGAACATTGTGATGATGGCTAGCATGGTGTGCCATTGTCCTCATATTTATTGAAGGCAAAACTGCCAGCAGAGTGGCAGCTGCCTGGCCTGtcacaaaaagaaaatgctgctCCTTCTCAACTTCTGCCTTAGCACGGTAGATATTAGTGTTTTCCTGCCACTGCTTTTTCCAAACCATGCATCATGGATGCCCGAGTGAATTCCAATTGCTTGGACGTTTCGGCAGCCTAATGTTTCCGCACTGCTTCAGTTTGGTGATCCCGTCTAACTGAAGCACTGTCGACACTTTATGGAGAGGGAGTGAAGAGGAAGATGTATTCAGCAATGTGCCCTGTGCAGCACCCCAAGTGTAGATGTGGATGCAATCGGTACTGCAACTGGTGCAAGCCAGCATAGAGGACAATGCAATCGGTGCCATCACTAATCCAACTGAGCAAGTGAAGAGAACGACGTGTGCACAATGCAATGAAGCGCTGTAATGATGTACCCTAATTGCCAAAGTGCACTTCCACTCTTCCTGTGCGCCGCTCGATCTACTTTGTCCTCTTTGCCTTTCCAGGCTGTTTTCTATGATAAGTCACAACGTTGGGAACCCTTGAATGAACCGTATAATGCTATTGCAATTACATTACATGGTGCCACACAGAGAGAGGCAAGAACCACAAGCACCTGTTTAGTACACAATGTTTGCCTGTCTGTGTACCACACGCTGTCTCTTCGATCAACCCAGCTTTCGAGCCGCTTGTTTCTTTGCTGCAATCACTAGATGTGGAGGAGAAATTTCGGTAATTCACAGTCACGATTGACTATAGTTATCAAGCATGCCAAGTACCTCAGTTGGGTGGAAGAGTTGTTGTGGCGACTCCTTTGAAGATGTGTGCCATTTTGCACACACCTTCAACGCCACACCACTGGCAAGCGTCTTGAAAGTACACAAAAGCAATTCAAGACCTGCAGCCACAACAGGGAAGTCTTCACCAGAAGGACCCTCCCAACAGGCCAGTAACCAGgataatggcacgtacacactagcggcaaaacgcgcgcggcgagCTGCCGGCGAGAAGACGCACGCCGCAAAAGCAGCCACGAAACAGATTTTGCTTGTAGCGAAAGGGATCGCtactggaccgattttttgcggtttgctgCGTGCCTGCGGATGAAGGAGACTAATGAGAGCAGCCCGCCTCTGTGACGTgtgcgcgggaaactggtgtcatgcgaacatgcccgaccgcttgtttcgtactcgcgtctggtgttagccggaaactcgtttaGCACTATTGTCTGCAtgcgtcagctcccggacggagctgacggatagttcgcaAAGGGGGGAGGAGTTTATGCTGTTACGTGACTGCCACAGCGgtgcgccgccggttggtgtggccgccctgccgcagctgcatttTGCCGCCGGCAGCCcaccgcgcgcgttttgccgctagtgtgttcGTGCCATAAGGGTGTTCATTAACTTTATTTGGCCATAAGGAACTGAACTTTCTGCCATTTCTTGCTTTTTGTAGCTGTATGGACTCACATAGGAGATGTTGGCTGCCTGGGCTCCGAGCACGTATCGTCCGCTGGTGTGGTGGGCAGTGATGGCAGTAGCCGTGGTGGTTTGGGCACCGAGGGACGGGGCGGTGGGGCTCGTGATGGGGGCACAGGAGGAGTGCTTCGGTTGGGCACTGCACACAAGGGGCTCACACCACTCACATAAGGTGGCTGAGTACATGGCATAACCGGCAAAGCAAGACTCAGTAACAACAGATGAGGACATGAAAGCATCTATATTTTATAAAATCTATAAAAAGTGAAATCCTTCCCTTTCAATTATAGCACTTCCAGGCACAAAACAAGGTACAACACCTGCAGATTGATCAATTCTTGAAATAACTTGCGGATAAGAGCACCACTTCTGAACTCTATGTCAAATTCTTTATTTGAGTTTTAGAAATGAGAATATGCAACAGCAGGGCACTATCGTGGCTGCGTCTCAACCTCTTCAAATAACATTTGTTGCACTTGTCAAATTTGACATTCTGGGTCATTCTTCAAGCATTTATTTCACAAGACTATTCCAACAAAAAAATGGTGGTGCTGTAACTTTTGTTCACCAAACTTAGGGACATAGCATAGCGAAGATACAGGACTAGAGATTTCTTAGACGAATCCTACATAGAATGGCCCCGACTGACACTCACATGAAGGTCTGTCTGGCTGGGCTGCATTGGGTGCAACATTCGGTAGACTAGAGTAGACCAGCAGGCGCATTCCAGAGGGCCTGGCCGGCTTTGGAGGGCAAGCAGTAGCTGCCACAGGCAGCTCACACCGCTGCCAGCCAGGCACCACAGGATGACGCACAAGCTGTGGTGGCACATATAGGGGGGGCTCAGGAAGCTTGGGCTTCGCCTTGGGTGAAGAACCCTCAGGAGACTTAAGGGGGCGTAGTGGTGCTTGCTCGCTCCTCAGTCGTGATGATACAACATTCCCTTGGCGACCGGCTTCTAGCGGCTTCGATGATAAGGAAATGGGTGTCACGTAGTCCTCCTCTTCAGACAGAGAGGAAGCATCACAGCACAGGCTCTCAGAGGCAGGGCTCTTATCCACCGCAACCAGATGCAATGCCTGGGGTAAGGGGGAGTCCTCACAGCTGAGGTTACTTGATGAGACTTCTGCAGAAACAATCTCTGGTGATGGAGACAGCAGCTCCGTTTGCTGCACTGTGGCCACTCTGCAATGCTCAAAGGACGCTCTCCTGGTGGACACCCCACCCACCCGAGGCAGGCTTCCCGACAAGCTGCTCTGGCCAGCAGGGCTGGGGGGCTCAGCACATGGCTCCTTGGCAGGGCCAAGAGACAACTTGCGGTTGTTGGATGGCTTTGGTGCAAGGCTGGGACGAGGTATCCGCACCTCAGTTGGGCCTTCTCGCTTCTTGAGACTGGCAACATGCGGCATGCATCTGGCATCCTTGTCACTAAACAGCTCACGGAGAGTCTGGACGTTGGACCTTGGAGCAGCCAAGGCTTTGCCCCCTTGCTCATCCTGAAGCGCAGAATAAAAACAGACAGGATAAACATTACAAACAAAAGTGCTACCTGTGGTGAAGAAATTCCACAGTAAAGTGCTTCAGGGAATTCAGACCAAACAAAGGTGTTTTGGTTCTACAAGTTTACAGAGAAGTCCACGCAAAGGCTCATCAGGTACCTTACACAGCCTACTTTTACACGTGTTGGCAGATTTTCCCCCTTCAAAAAAACCTTGGCAAAAGAGCCCAAGATCTCTTGCAAGTCTTTGTCAGTAATGAATGTATCAATTTTGAAAATGACACCAGCCCTCATGTGACGTTCATGCACAATGAAAGAATGCACCTGTATGTGTCCAAATATCTGAATGGCTTTCAATGTACCCAGCATGGCTTACATGGACATGTCAACAAAAAGAATGTTCTCCCTGGGGTTAAATTTGCACCTATTTGACTTGTCCAGGGGCAAGTTTCCCTAGGTGGAGTTTGACGATCTGGTTTTTTGGAAGCTGGGGTTCTGGTTGTCATCAATGGGTGCATACACTATTGCGAATTTTTGCTGAAGCAATTTGGTGGTGATTTACTCACTAAAATTTGCGCTTTTATGACGTTTTCATTCCTGCCTCAGATCCTCAACAATGGCGAAGTTGTTGTCAGAGGCTATGCTTTCAAAGTCAGTGGAAGAGTGTATAGCCTGGCACCTATTGCGATGATCCTCACAGCTGCACTCTGCAGAAGTTCACTTAGTCTTGTCAATATGTGCTGGAAGCCAGAGATGGTGTGACCTCATCCTTTGTGTCAGATGATTTCCTGTCCTAAAGGCTTTATACCGTGTTTTCTATATAAGCAAAACATTACTCGCAGCTCTTCTTCATTCTCAGCATAAGCAACATGGCAGCAAGTACCATACTAAAGGTTCCTACACACTTCCCAACCCTTGATCTAAAGCTCCATAAGTTGTGCACATCACAAAAGAGAGCAGAGAGGCAACTGAAGGGAAATTGGCATCCATTTCTACAGATGGTTTGCTTTCAACAGGCTATATTCTGCTGTACGCATACAAATTATCAGGACACTAAAGTCACAATGAACAGAATTTTGTGTGGAGTTGTGTGTGGAGTGTGTCTGTTGTAAAGAATATGGAAGATTAGTAAATAGCTTTGGCCGCATGCCTCAGCCCTTCAAGAGTTTTAGACTGTTGCTTGCTGGTTTCGCCCTTCGAGCCAGCGGATGCCTACCCACTTGGAAGATCAAATAGAATACCTTTCTCCCTTCCACCTCCTACTCTACAGACACATCATTTgggttaaaaaaaattgtgtatgGCCATAACCTCCATTCATTGGTTCTGTGCTCCTGGACCTGATGGCATAACCAGCAGTAGTAATTGGTTGTTTATTGAAATAAATTAAGGGAGAGGAAGGGAGGCAAATTACAGCTGACTGAACTGTACTGTGCAGCACAGTCTGCTGACGCCTGAACAGTGGTCAGCAGTGGAGGCATGGAGGTAATAGGACAGGCAGAGAGGATAATCTAAAGAAAGGAACTATTTATTCAGAGTGATTGAATGCTTTCCAGCAGGGGAGACAAAGCAGCCTTCTATGGTTACTGACTACAACtgggaaaaatgaaaaaaaatgtctttaTCATAAAGAATGGTCTGGGTTGTACCACTGCTGAAGCCTGGTAAAGACAGGGCAGACCGTCTCTTCGATTGGCATGCCTGACTTTGTGCATAGCAAAACTGATGGAGAAGCTTACCTGTGTTCAGCTGACATGGTAGTACGTAAGGAAATGCCAGTAAATGGAAAAGAAAACCAGAAAATACAAgaggaagacaaagacaaaagGTGCTGTACTGCAGACAACCCAACTGCACACTAACAACTGCAAGTTGTTAAATTGTTTCTGCCCTAAGGCATACAGAAAGTCAGTGCTCACGTGAGCCAACTAAAGATTTGGCCGACTGTAACTCAGTGACACCTCTGTGTTCGCTGCTGCGGTGTATCCAGGGAACAACAAAAGTCAAGTTACAAAGCAAACCCGTACGAGATTCTTCAGAAGGAAAGCTTTGCAGCTGAAGAAAAATTTATCCTGGTCCAAGGATTTAACCCGAGACCAAGGCCTTCACAGGCCAGCCGCTCTACAATCTGAGCAAATTAACCTTTTCATGAACCTTCCCCACTTTACAGACTTCCACAGCACTGATTAGTCATAACAGAAGTAGTGCCAACTTTTCATCTTCGCTTTTGCCCTCTTTCCAAACAGCAGCTGCAGCATCATCTAGGTCAGGGATTTTCAAACTTTCTGGCCTTGGGACCTGCCTTCCAAGAGTGCCGCAGAACCTCCCTCAACTTCTTTTTCCCACCGATGTGCTTATCGTCGGCCTCACAATGATTGTTGCGATAAATTAATCTTTCTCGTGAAGACTACTAAAGTGCAGAAGTGGTGGTTTTAATTGTTAAATTAAAGCTTTAATGTAAAAagtgcgcagcttgcactagtggtgcaaggctggtgTAAActgcggagctggtgatcaacctagcttcttccaggttttactaggtttggctaagttttgctaggaaatgctaagcgctgctaggcatggtattccgaatcggctcgccgccgaagTGCAGGTTCTCGCTTGGCTGCGcagcgcgcttcaagatgagcggcttctcgggtgtccggatcttctttggtcgtcccatttcaaggctacatgcactcgccacagagtcaatgaGAGCTGTGCCGCCATCGCGtgggctccgagctttatctcctcggtgacgtcatggccaagctgcacctccacatTTGTCGGGGCGTGGCTGATCCAAACCTGCTGAGCTGCTGCCAACGTTTGCGCTGCTGCCAGCGCAAacgcgggaaacggggaaacgcgggcggtgtcggcagcagctctgcccgttgcctcgttggtgctgctacaatttctttctctctctatctcgctctcattttaccTTTCCCTCTCTCGAGCATTTCAAGTGCCGTGCATacgctctccttccctctccttaacgtcccatgtcaaggcaacatatgcacggcacggagaagaggcgaggcacacgccactccgcaaggtggttgctaggcaatgcagtgacgtcatagctcggcgaggttttgcggcagcaggcggcactttttacggtaagctagaacagcttcgctgttaaaatccaCCCACGGGTGTATGGAGTCGGATTCGTTCTGGCAGCTCGTTAAACCCTAAAATACCATTCACAGAACCCAGTTGGGGAACCCCTGGTCCAGACTGTTTACAGGGAAGCTCCGGCTGAAAGCACCAAACCCTCGCACCTGTCACGAGTGTGGAGCTAAGTGCACACTGCCGCTTTCACTCTGTACTTCTTCACATGCGAAACAGGATAAGGTTGTCTTTTATTGTTTATTCAGAACATGAAGCTCCCTTTCATCAACCCCGTAACTCAGAGAATGCTTGATGTATTCTGCTTTTAGTAAGACCTGCCGCGATGTGCCATGAAACCAATGCACCGATCAGTGTACACAAAAGACATGTGGACATTCAACATGGCACTCACTGTCACATTATTACAGCTATCAATGAAACGTGTAGGATAAATGGTGGTCGAGGTCAACAATGAATGGCATAACTTCAGTTATTCTAGGGACATTATGCTGTGGAGTATTGTGGCACTACGTAGCATGCACTCGGTGTATATATAAGCAGTTTCTCAAGATTTCATTGCACACATCTTTTACTGGCTTTGATTTTGGCATGATTAGACATGACACATAAGAGGCATCAGACAAGATGACACGAACTAGTGCAAACGCTAAGTATAACTTGCTATTACAAGAAAAAACAAATTACCTGGGTGCTTGGCATGTTGCACACATGCATTCTCACACCTTTGCCTTCTTTGTTAGATTGTTGACTGCAGGTGGTATTTTTTTCATAGACTCGACAAACTGCCTAAATCATCTTGCTTGATGCCAGGCATAAGAGCAATGAGATGCCATGCTTTTCTGTCCTCATCCACTGAGGTATCCCCATCTTCCACGCATCCAAGAGAGTCAAGTCATACACAGTGCCCTTTTCATTTGGGCATTGGAATCTTTTGCGAACTGCCATC contains the following coding sequences:
- the LOC119433677 gene encoding proline-rich protein 36-like isoform X2, giving the protein MRDEQGGKALAAPRSNVQTLRELFSDKDARCMPHVASLKKREGPTEVRIPRPSLAPKPSNNRKLSLGPAKEPCAEPPSPAGQSSLSGSLPRVGGVSTRRASFEHCRVATVQQTELLSPSPEIVSAEVSSSNLSCEDSPLPQALHLVAVDKSPASESLCCDASSLSEEEDYVTPISLSSKPLEAGRQGNVVSSRLRSEQAPLRPLKSPEGSSPKAKPKLPEPPLYVPPQLVRHPVVPGWQRCELPVAATACPPKPARPSGMRLLVYSSLPNVAPNAAQPDRPSLPNRSTPPVPPSRAPPPRPSVPKPPRLLPSLPTTPADDTCSEPRQPTSPIPEYTEDEELGNMAADEELYADTEMDETPPSLPPARTPSAPLRSPDEELYQDTLEELYEEMPTDETAPALPPPMKVLDNLPRKEKRDSVCKAFGLPSGWEQLRPLDAGRARTSSSGGTKNLDLPLHRGEPVYVLRFENNPPGKWLVRNHEGEVGYADLTNIEIMTSHRSSCASLRKQQASAVQSEDEEAIYEETF
- the LOC119433677 gene encoding proline-rich protein 36-like isoform X1 codes for the protein MRDEQGGKALAAPRSNVQTLRELFSDKDARCMPHVASLKKREGPTEVRIPRPSLAPKPSNNRKLSLGPAKEPCAEPPSPAGQSSLSGSLPRVGGVSTRRASFEHCRVATVQQTELLSPSPEIVSAEVSSSNLSCEDSPLPQALHLVAVDKSPASESLCCDASSLSEEEDYVTPISLSSKPLEAGRQGNVVSSRLRSEQAPLRPLKSPEGSSPKAKPKLPEPPLYVPPQLVRHPVVPGWQRCELPVAATACPPKPARPSGMRLLVYSSLPNVAPNAAQPDRPSLPNRSTPPVPPSRAPPPRPSVPKPPRLLPSLPTTPADDTCSEPRQPTSPIPEYTEDEELGNMAADEELYADTEMDETPPSLPPARTPSAPLRSPDEELYQDTLEELYEEMPTDETAPALPPPMKVLDNLPRKEKRDSVCKAFGLPSGWEQLRPLDAGRARTSSSGGTKNLDLPLHRGEPVYVLRFENNPPGKWLVRNHEGEVGYADLTNIEVDAESVKFIMTSHRSSCASLRKQQASAVQSEDEEAIYEETF